Below is a window of Pseudoalteromonas undina DNA.
TTTCTTCAAATAACTGCGCAAAATTTTCTGACATACGAATATACGTCTCATATATTAATACCAATAAGCAACCATGCTGCATGGGGTTGTTAAAATAGCACTGGCGTCCTGCTGGTGCATAAAATGTATTTAGCTTCGTTTAGGAAGCTTACCTTCAGAGATGCTTGAATCTAATAAAGTTATAACTTTATCAAAGACTTGCTGTGCGTTGAGTTCGCTAGTATCAAGCTCAATCGCATCCTCTGCAGGTACAAGCGGCGCAACGGCGCGATTCATATCGCGATCATCACGTGCTTGAATGTCTTGTAATAGACCACTTAGTGTAACATCAAGCCCGCGCTCATTCAACTCAACAAAACGTCTGCGAGCACGTTCTTCTGCGCTTGCGGTTAGAAATATCTTTAATGGCGCATCAGGAAACACAACAGTGCCCATATCGCGACCATCAGCAATTAAGCCATTTTCAGTTCTAAACGCACGCTGGCGACGAAGTAACGCTTCACGAACTCGTGGCAATGCCGCCACTTTAGACGCTGCAGCTCCCACTTCTTCATTTCGAATAGTGGTTGTTACGTCTTCGCCTTCTAAAATAATCTTTCCTGCATTAGTGTCACTGTCTATCAAAAACTGCACATCAAGATTTGCAGCTAATGGAACAAGTGCTTCTTCGTTATCTAACGCAATTTGGTGATGAAGTGCTGCAAGTGAAAGTACGCGATAAATTGCACCGCTATCTAACACATCCCAGCCTAATTTTTCAGCCAATAAGCGACAAACAGTTCCTTTACCAGAACCACTTGGGCCATCTACGGTGATTACGGGCATTAATAACGCCGGCATTTAAAACCTCCTTCAATGCACACCAAAATAAACCGCCACATTATACGTCAATTATTAAAGATTATCCGCTTTTAGTATGTAACTTTTTATAAATACTTATAAATAGCCTATTTACTGACAGATGCTAACACGTTGAAAAATGTTGGGAATGTCTTGTACGTACAGGCTGGATCGTTAATCGTTATGGGCTTACCCCCTACTGCCACCATTGCAAAGCACATGGCAATACGATGGTCATCATAGGTATCTACAGCCACATTATTAAACTGTTTTGGCGGTGTGATCTCAATAAAGTCATGCCCTTCTACTACTTCAGCCCCTACTTTTTTAAGCTCAGTGGCCATAGCGTGTAAACGGTCAGTTTCTTTTACTCGCCAGTTATAAATGTTGCGAATTGCCGTTGGCCCTTTTGCAAACAAGGCAACTGTAGCTAGGGTCATTGCAGCATCAGGTATTGCATTAGCATCAATATCAATACCGTTAAGCTCACCTTTACGAACAACTAAACGTTCGTCATACCAATCAATTTTGGCACCGACCTGCTCCATCACTTTAGCAAAGCCAATATCACCTTGAACTGATTTAGCGCCGACGCCTTTAATTTCTATTTCGCCGCCGGCAATTGCTGCAGCAGCAATAAAGTAAGAAGCAGATGAAGCATCCCCTTCGACCATAATTCGCTCAACGGCTTGATACTGTTGTGCACCTTTAACGAAGAACGTGGTGTAATTATCATGCTCAACGGTAACACCAAAACGCGCCATTACATCAAGAGTAATATCAATGTAAGGCTTAGACACTAACGTGCCTTTAATTTTAATGTGTGTATCGCCTTTAAATAATGGCGCAGCCATGAGCAGCGCCGTTAAAAATTGACTTGAAATACTACCGTCAATTTCGACTTCACCACCCGCTATTTTCCCGCCGACAATTTTAAGTGGCGGATAATCTTTATTTTTTAAATAACTAACATTACCACCTAAGGCTTGCAGTGCATCAACCAAGTGGCCAATTGGTCGCTCTTCCATACGTGGCTCACCAATTAACTCATACTCCCCAGCAATCGCTGCAAGCACGGCCGTTAAAGGACGGTATGCTGTACCTGCATTACCTAAAAACAGTGGTTCAGTTGGCGTTTTAAATACGCCACCTACACCTTCTACGGTCGCGATGGTTCGCTCATCATTAAGTGTCACATTCACACCGAGCTGCGCTAAGGCGCCCAACATATGACGAATATCATCACTGTCTAATAAGTTTTCTACAACCGTAGTGCCGTTTGATAGTGCAGCCAATAATAGAATGCGATTTGACAAGCTTTTCGAACCAGGCAGAGTAACACTGCCATTAACCTGTGAAATAGGCGCTAAAGAAAGTTGCTCCATTAGCTGTTCTCCTTTGCGAAAGCCGCCATAAAATCAACTAATGCTTTAACCCCTTCCAGTGGCATTGCGTTATAAATACTCGCGCG
It encodes the following:
- the aroA gene encoding 3-phosphoshikimate 1-carboxyvinyltransferase, which produces MEQLSLAPISQVNGSVTLPGSKSLSNRILLLAALSNGTTVVENLLDSDDIRHMLGALAQLGVNVTLNDERTIATVEGVGGVFKTPTEPLFLGNAGTAYRPLTAVLAAIAGEYELIGEPRMEERPIGHLVDALQALGGNVSYLKNKDYPPLKIVGGKIAGGEVEIDGSISSQFLTALLMAAPLFKGDTHIKIKGTLVSKPYIDITLDVMARFGVTVEHDNYTTFFVKGAQQYQAVERIMVEGDASSASYFIAAAAIAGGEIEIKGVGAKSVQGDIGFAKVMEQVGAKIDWYDERLVVRKGELNGIDIDANAIPDAAMTLATVALFAKGPTAIRNIYNWRVKETDRLHAMATELKKVGAEVVEGHDFIEITPPKQFNNVAVDTYDDHRIAMCFAMVAVGGKPITINDPACTYKTFPTFFNVLASVSK
- the cmk gene encoding (d)CMP kinase; translated protein: MPALLMPVITVDGPSGSGKGTVCRLLAEKLGWDVLDSGAIYRVLSLAALHHQIALDNEEALVPLAANLDVQFLIDSDTNAGKIILEGEDVTTTIRNEEVGAAASKVAALPRVREALLRRQRAFRTENGLIADGRDMGTVVFPDAPLKIFLTASAEERARRRFVELNERGLDVTLSGLLQDIQARDDRDMNRAVAPLVPAEDAIELDTSELNAQQVFDKVITLLDSSISEGKLPKRS